The window GCATGTGATCGATTTTGAATCCGCGCGGGTGCCGCTGGCGCGCGCGGCACGACTCGCAGCCGATTGGGGCGCGGCTTATTTGCGTGATGCGGATATCCGGAACGAGACAGCCGGCGGCGGCCGGGCGGTTGAAGCGTGACGGGGGCGCGATATCATGCGCGCAGCCACGTCCGCCGCGCCGTCTCGGCGGCGCGTCCGGATCGCCAATCCGCCTGTTCCCATTCCCGTTTTCAACCATCTTTCGATTGAAAGGACTTCGCCATGACGACACCGCCTCTTGCTCCCAGCCGACCACGGGTGGTCACCACCAGCAGCGTGCTGATGCAGCTCGCCGGCGCAGCCGGCCTCGGCCTGGTACTGCTCTATGGCGTGGCTTTTGCTGACAGCCCGGTGCTGCACAATGCCGCGCACGACGTGCGCCACGTCACCGTCAAACCCTGCCATTGAGAGGACGACGCGATGTTGTTCCAACGTCTGATCTGGTGTGCCCTGGCCGTGGCGGTATTGCTCGGCAGCGCACAGAGCGTGTTACAGCGCTTCCAGACCGTCCCGATCATTTTGGCGGCCGAAGTCTTCGAAGGTGAAAAGGTCGAGCCCGTGCAGGCCACGGCGCATGAACACGAAGCGGCACACGAACACGGCGCCGAGGAATGGGCGCCGGCCGAAGGCCTGGAGCGCACCGGCTGGACCTGGGTGGCCAACGTGTTGCACGCGTTCAGCATGGCCCTGCTGGCACTCGCGGCCATGGGGCTGTGGACCTACCGACGCGGCGCGAACACAGGCGCGTTCAAACTGGCCTTCGCGGTGGCCGCCTCGGGCTGGCTGAGCCTGCATTTCTGGCCATCGCTGGGCCTGCATGCCGAAGTGCCGGGCATGGATGCGGCTGCGCTCGGCGCGCGCCAGGGCTGGTGGGTGCTGGCGGCGGCGTGCGCGGCGCTGGCCTGCGGCATCACTGCCTTCGCCACGCGGGTGTGGCGCTTCGTCGCAGCCGTGGCCTTTCTCGCGCTGCCGTTCCTGGTCGGCGCGCCGCAGCACACGGGCGACGCGCTGGCGGGTTTCAGCGGCGCGGCGCACGCGCAACTCGAGGAACTCGGTCGCCAATTCATCTGGGCCACGACCTGGCTGTCTCTGTCGTTCTGGGCGCTGATGGGGCTGTTGTGCGCCGTGGTCTATGCGCGCTGGCTCAAGCCGGTGCTGGCCGCACCGCAGTTGGAGGCCACTGTCGCCTGATCCGGGCCGAATGCATGCGAGGGCCGCCGCAGCGATGGGGCGGCCTTTTCTTTGGTGGGTGTGGAATTGGAAATCTCCTACAGCGTGCGGCTCGTAGCCTTGTTACATTGAGGCATTGCCCACCATGCGAGGAGTGCCCACATGCCGATCGATCCCACCCCGGAAGGTCAGGAGATCCTGCACCAGAACAAGGACGCGAGTTTTCCGCCGGAGGCGACGGTCGACGCGCATCTGAAGCCTGAACTCGATGCCGAGGACATCAGCCACCGGCCCCCCCTGCCGACCGATGTGCCGGAGATGGCGGCCGACATTGAGGACGAAGACGACGACCCCGTGGTCGACACTGGCCCCGGCATCGACAAATAGGCCCTGCCGCCGGGCGCTGTAAGACTGCGCCGACGCGTGGATGGCCCATCCGCCGAATGGTCAGTGGGGGCGGCACGTTCAGACTGCGTTCATGTTCCCTGAAACTGAACGGAGTCCAGCGATGTCCCGTGTTGCACTTCGGTGCCGCTTGGCCGGTGCCATTTCGGGCGAACGCCCGCGGCCCGCATTGGGTGCGGCTGATTACCTGGCACTGCTGAACCGGCGGCTGCGGGCGCATCCAATGTATCTGGATGGGATGGCGTTTCCCGTGGCGTCGGATGAGGCGATGGAAGAGGACGGGGAACGCTCGGCGCTGGTCGCCATGGTGCAAGACACGCGCTGGGACGGTTTCGGTGTCTTCGCGTCCGTGATCGAGGAAGTCCGGTGCGACTTCGAATTGGCCGCACCATTGCAGAACCAGGCGCCAGCGCCTCGCCGAATCCAGAGGCGGCGGCTGCAACCGGCCCTGCGCTAGGGCCAGCCGCAGCCGGGTCGTCAGCTCTTGCCGCGCACGATGGCCTGCACCACGTCCGCCGGCGCTTCGGCGTAGTGCTTGAACTCCATCGTGTACGAGGCCCGGCCTTGGCTCAACGAGCGCAGGGTGGTCGAATAGCCGAACATCTCCGACAGCGGCACCTCGGCCTGCACCAGCTTGCCACTGCCGCCCGGCATGTCGTCCATGCCCTGCACCATGCCGCGCCTTGTCGCCAGGTCGCCCATCACGTTGCCGGTGAAGTCCTCCGGTGTCTCCACCTCGACGGCCATCATCGGCTCCAGCAGCACCGGCTTGGCGCGCTTCATGGCTTCCTTGAAAGCCAGCGAGCCGGCCATGCGGAACGCGTTCTCGTTCGAGTCCACGTCGTGGTAGGAGCCGAACACCAGCGTGGCCTTCACGTCCACCACCGGGTATCCCGCAAGCACACCGGCCTTCAGGCTTTCCTGGATGCCCTTGTCCACCGCCGGGATGTACTCGCGCGGCACGACGCCACCCTTGATGGCGTCGACGAACTCGTAGCCCTTGCCCTGTTCCGACGGTTCGAGGTTGATCACCGCATGCCCGTACTGGCCTCGGCCCCCCGACTGCTTGATGAACTTGCCTTCGACATCGGTCACGGCCTGCTTGATGGTCTCGCGGTAGGCCACCTGCGGCCGGCCCACGGTGGCTTCGACGCCGAACTCGCGACGCATGCGGTCCACGAGGATCTCCAGATGCAGCTCGCCCATGCCGGCGATGATGGTCTGGCCGGATTCCTCGTCGGTGCGCACGCGGAACGACGGGTCTTCCTGCGCCAGTCGATTGAGCGCAATCCCCATCTTTTCCTGGTCGGCCTTCGTCTTCGGCTCTACGGCCTGCGAGATCACGGGCTCGGGGAACACCATCTTCTCCAGCATGATGATTTGGTCAGTGGCCGACAGCGTGTCGCCTGTGGTCACGTCCTTCAGGCCCACGGCCGCAGCGATGTCGCCGGCGAACACTTCCTTGATCTCCGCGCGGGTGTTGGCATGCATCTGCAGGATGCGGCCCAGCCGCTCCTTGCGCTGCTTGCCGGGGATGTAGACCGTGTCGCCGGTCTTCACCACGCCCGAATAGACGCGGAAGAAGGTCAGTTGGCCGACGAAGGGGTCGGTCATGATCTTGAAGGCGAGCGCGGAGAACGGCTCCTCGTCGGAAGGATGGCGTTCAGCCTCGGCGTCGTCTTCCGTGTGGCCCAGGATGGCCGGCACGTCGAGCGGCGAAGGCATGTAGTCGACGACCGCGTCGAGCAGGGCCTGCACGCCGCGGTTCTTGAACGCGCTGCCGCAGAACATGGGCACGATCTCGCCGGCCACGGTGCGCTGGCGGATGGCGGTCTTGATTTCCTGCTCGGTCAGCGGCGTACCGGCCAGGTATTTGTCCAGCAGTTCCTCGCTGGCCTCGGCGGCGGCCTCGACCATCTTGTCGTGCCAGACTTTCGCCGTTGCCTGCAGTTCGGCCGGGATGTCCTGGTATTCGAACTTCACGCCCTGGCTGGCGTCGTCCCACCAGATCGCCTTCATCTTCACGAGGTCGACCACGCCGTGGAAGTTCTCCTCGGCGCCCACGGGGATCTGCAGCGGCACGGCCACGCCTTTCAGGCGGTCGCCGATCTGCTTCTGCACACGGAAGAAGTCGGCGCCCACGCGGTCCATCTTGTTGACGAACGCGAGGCGCGGCACCTTGTACTTGTTGGCCTGGCGCCAGACGGTTTCGGACTGCGGCTGCACGCCGCCCACGGCGTCATACACCATGACGGCGCCGTCGAGCACGCGCATGGAGCGTTCGACCTCGATCGTGAAGTCCACGTGGCCGGGGGTATCGATGATGTTGATGCGGTGTTCCGGATAGTTGCCGGCCATGCCCTTCCAGAACGCCGTGGTGGCGGCGGAGGTGATGGTGATGCCGCGTTCCTGCTCCTGCTCCATCCAGTCCATGGTGGCGGCCCCATCGTGCACTTCGCCAATCTTGTGATTGACACCGGTGTAGAACAGGATGCGTTCGGTGGTGGTGGTCTTGCCAGCGTCGATGTGGGCGCTGATGCCGATGTTGCGGTATCTTTCGATGGGTGTTTTGCGTGACATATTGAAGCCTCCTTGGGGCCTCCCCAACTTTGAGGCCAAACAGCACAAAGTCAAGCACGGCGACAGGCTATCGAGGCCATTGGCGCTGGCTAACGCAAATCCGGGAGTTTTGGGATAGGCATGCGCGGGTAGGGCGAACGCTGGCAGGCGCCTGCGCGCACCCATGAAAAAAGCGCCCCGAGGGCGCTTGTTCTGCTGGTTCTTTCAAGGCGCCGAGGCTTGAGGCTCTCGGCTGCCTTCGATGACGCGCCGCGCCCCGTCGAAGCGGCGCTGCCAGTACGACTGACGCATGTCCTCCACGCGCACCTCGGAGCCACTGCGGGGTGCGTGGATGAACTTGCCGTCGCCGACATAGATGCCGACGTGGCTGAAAGCGCGACGCATGGTGTTGAAGAACACCAGGTCACCAGGCTGCAGGTCGTTCTTGTCGATGCGGTCGGTGGCGGCCGCCTGTTCCTTGGCGCGGCGCGGCAGCACCATGCCCACGGTCTGTTCGTACATGGCGCGCACGAAGCCGCTGCAATCGAACCCGGACTCGGCGGAGTTTCCGCCGCGCTTGTAGGGAACGCCCAGGAAGCCCATGGCGTTGCTCACCAGGTCGGTCGCCTTGTCGCTGACCGACTGGCGGACCTGTTCGAGCTGGCCGAAGGTCTGCGTCAACAAACCGCGGTCGGCGAGGATCTTGTCGATTTCATCTTGGGTGGGAAGCGCTGGTGAGGCGTGGGCCGTGGAGCAGACGAGAAGAAGAGCAGCTAGCCATTTGGTCATCGCGCTGAGGTTACGTAGATTCTTCTGAGAAGTCAAATCCAAAATCTCCTGTAAGTCATTGATTCATAATGATTACTTTCAAGTTTTTTGTAACTTGTTTACTTGTCTGGCAGGATTTCGCACCTTTTCGGGGCCTGCCGGCCTGCCGAGCATTGAACAAAAGATGTACGCAAGAACGGCGCCAAATCCTACATGCACCGGTGTCTTTACGTCGACTCGACCGGCGGGAGCGTTCGACTCAGAATGCCGGGATGATGCAAAAACCGATGGCGCGCGCCGCCCTGATTTCCGTCTTGCTGCTGTCCACGATGGCCGTCGGCCGTGCCCAGGCCGTGCGCCCGGAAGTGGTGGCCGACGGCCTGCAGAACCCCTGGGCGGTGGCATTTCTGCCGGAAGGGCGCTTCCTGGTCACCGAGCGGCCCGGCCGCATGCGCGTGATCGAGGCCGATGGCCGTGTGGCGCCGGCACTGACCGGCCTGCCGACGATCGCCGCCGGCGGTCAAGGGGGCTTGCTCGACGTGATGCTCGACAGCGGCTTCGCGAATAACCGCACCCTCT of the Rhodoferax koreense genome contains:
- a CDS encoding CbtB domain-containing protein translates to MTTPPLAPSRPRVVTTSSVLMQLAGAAGLGLVLLYGVAFADSPVLHNAAHDVRHVTVKPCH
- a CDS encoding CbtA family protein; this translates as MLFQRLIWCALAVAVLLGSAQSVLQRFQTVPIILAAEVFEGEKVEPVQATAHEHEAAHEHGAEEWAPAEGLERTGWTWVANVLHAFSMALLALAAMGLWTYRRGANTGAFKLAFAVAASGWLSLHFWPSLGLHAEVPGMDAAALGARQGWWVLAAACAALACGITAFATRVWRFVAAVAFLALPFLVGAPQHTGDALAGFSGAAHAQLEELGRQFIWATTWLSLSFWALMGLLCAVVYARWLKPVLAAPQLEATVA
- the fusA gene encoding elongation factor G, translating into MSRKTPIERYRNIGISAHIDAGKTTTTERILFYTGVNHKIGEVHDGAATMDWMEQEQERGITITSAATTAFWKGMAGNYPEHRINIIDTPGHVDFTIEVERSMRVLDGAVMVYDAVGGVQPQSETVWRQANKYKVPRLAFVNKMDRVGADFFRVQKQIGDRLKGVAVPLQIPVGAEENFHGVVDLVKMKAIWWDDASQGVKFEYQDIPAELQATAKVWHDKMVEAAAEASEELLDKYLAGTPLTEQEIKTAIRQRTVAGEIVPMFCGSAFKNRGVQALLDAVVDYMPSPLDVPAILGHTEDDAEAERHPSDEEPFSALAFKIMTDPFVGQLTFFRVYSGVVKTGDTVYIPGKQRKERLGRILQMHANTRAEIKEVFAGDIAAAVGLKDVTTGDTLSATDQIIMLEKMVFPEPVISQAVEPKTKADQEKMGIALNRLAQEDPSFRVRTDEESGQTIIAGMGELHLEILVDRMRREFGVEATVGRPQVAYRETIKQAVTDVEGKFIKQSGGRGQYGHAVINLEPSEQGKGYEFVDAIKGGVVPREYIPAVDKGIQESLKAGVLAGYPVVDVKATLVFGSYHDVDSNENAFRMAGSLAFKEAMKRAKPVLLEPMMAVEVETPEDFTGNVMGDLATRRGMVQGMDDMPGGSGKLVQAEVPLSEMFGYSTTLRSLSQGRASYTMEFKHYAEAPADVVQAIVRGKS
- a CDS encoding C40 family peptidase; its protein translation is MTKWLAALLLVCSTAHASPALPTQDEIDKILADRGLLTQTFGQLEQVRQSVSDKATDLVSNAMGFLGVPYKRGGNSAESGFDCSGFVRAMYEQTVGMVLPRRAKEQAAATDRIDKNDLQPGDLVFFNTMRRAFSHVGIYVGDGKFIHAPRSGSEVRVEDMRQSYWQRRFDGARRVIEGSREPQASAP